The DNA window ttttttttgagaacataGTACAACGCAGGCGGTCAATATCTGTGTCTTTTGGTGTTTGCTCTTGTATAGATTTTATCCCATTCAATCAAAAGCAAATGCACCCTTAGAAGTTTACCCTATCCATTCCAATCCCCTGAGTTTTGCTTAATCTCCTAGATGGTTTTCAACTGAATTGAAAGAGAATTTCTGTTTTCgagcaaaacaaaaggatgcACAGGGAACTTTCTCAATTTTaaaactgaagaaaaaaatcataaattagcaaaaataatgtagcatcatataatctttaagacatgataaaattatatttacatgaaGTGTTTTTTGTTTAAGTTCAATTCCAATTTTTCCATATCCTGGATTAGCAAAATATACGGGAACATGTAATTTGTTGTGCAGTTCCTGCTATCAGAGATTTACAGGTAGTCAGGTATGATTGCTAATTAATCTGGGTTACTGTTGGCATATCAGAAATTTCAGCTGTGGTAATTATCCATATGGTTATCAAATAGTACATACATTTGAACTAGGCCGCCAACTTCATTTTTCTCACGTTCTAACtgaaaataattgcaattAACCATAGCCAAATTCTGTTGAAATAgagtatattttctatttaagtTTCATAATTAGAAGTAAGGGCCAAAGTCAATCTTGAAAATGTTTGAATGCAACAAGATGGTAGGAGTAACTGTGATGTTATTCTCAACAATGGTAGTTCGTAGGTGCACAGACTGAATGATCTTCATCAATAATGAAAAGGATGGCCTGCTGCTCTTGATGATGCTCAAATAACTTTCCTGTACCTTATCCTAGTTAAGTGaattagaatatatttattacctTAATTAAAGACCTCACTTACATTTAATATTCAGCCTAGCTTTACAAGGAAAGgtgctataaaaatattttccgaAAAAGGGCTGACATCTAATGAAATGATCTTTTACCAATactcttgtatttttttttcactgtgaCTTATCTTCTTTTGTGGTAAAATAATAACTCacgtatatattattttatgtagGCACTGTTCTATTCAGCTCTTCTGTGTGCTCGTGAAATGTTAACCCCAGAAGATGGGTCAGCTGACTTAATCCGTGCTCTGAACAATAGGCTTATCGCACTGTCCTTTCATATTAGGGAGTATTATTGGGTTGACATGCAGAAGCTGAATGAGATTTATCGGTATAAAACAGAAGAATATTCCTATGATGCTGTGAACAAGTTTAACATATATCCTGATCAGATTTCTCCATGGCTTGTTGAGTGGATTCCTCCTAAAGGAGGTTACTTCATCGGGAACCTGCAGCCAGCTCACATGGACTTCCGATTCTTTTCTCTGGGAAATTTGTGGTCCATAGTAAGCAGCTTGGCAACTACTCATCAATCTCATGCCATTTTGGACCTGATTGAATCCAAATGGTCAGATTTAGTGGCAGAGATGCCATTGAAAATATGCTATCCTGCTCTAGAGAACCAGGAATGGAAGATCATTACTGGAAGTGACCCTAAGAATACGTGagttttttgaataattttctttGCATCTACCTATGTACATGTTCCAGTTCCGATGTTTATCTTCTTAGTAATATCTATTGATGCAGGCCTTGGTCATACCATAATGGAGGATCCTGGCCAACATTATTATGGCAGGTTCGTTATTctgtaacatttttttggttagGATTTCTGACTTTGTTTTAACCCTTATGCATACGGTTTGTAGCAACAACTGTAGTTTAGCAATTCACTAGGATTTGTTGGTTTAACATATAGTTACTGAGAAATAACTCTCTTTGCATGCAGCTCACAGTAGCATCTATCAAGATGAACAGACCAGAGATTGCTGCAAAAGCTGTAGAGGTAGCTGAGAGGCGTATTGCTATCGACAAGTGGCCTGAATACTATGACACCAAACGAGCACGCTTCATAGGGAAACAGTCTCGTCTTTACCAAACCTGGTCTATTGCTGGGTACCTTGTGGCCAAACAACTGCTGGACAAACCTGATGCTGCTAGAATACTTTGGAACGATGAGGATGCAGAAATTCTTAACGCTTTGAGCACAAACAGGAAAAGAGGCAAGAAAGTGTTGAAGAAGACATTCATTGTATGAGTTCTCGAAGCCATTACCCGCTTCTTTAAGTTAGCATTTAAGTTATAGGAAATGTCTtcctgtatatatatacacgaaAGGATATGTTTTGATGGAGAGATGCGTGCTGTTGGATGCTGTTATTGTGGATGCATCTGGCTTTTGCAAGAAAGCACTTGCCTGAGCATTTCTCAACTGTATTCCTTTCATCATTTTTTGTACACTAGACTTGCCTCATGTAGGTTATCATATACTGCATCCGACATGACACTTTGTGCCAGTAGTATGATCCTATGCTATCGTTACAATTATATGCATTCCTGAGAGTGAGTGataaggtttaaaatttatattaatatcagataatgtgaataaattatttaattaaaataatcgtTGCAATATGTAAACTTAATAGTGTAGTGATTTTGAAGTTAGTGTATCAATTTATTGTTataatgtttctaaaattagcatataaagATGAGCTTATAAGTTCTATAATTACTgttcaaacttaaaaactcttaatttagtatattacaatatgatttaatctataattaattatacaaagCTATAATAATCACCGTTAACTGGTGGTTTGCTACTATCTTATCAAAGTATGTTAAAATAACCAAATTAACAGATGCTTGAtagacaaataaatttgaatgtttgatttatatatgattgcattAAAAAATGGTAGTATGTtaatttacattattaaattggGTTATAGtgttagcacatatatattgctagtttctaaaggagagagaggacagTTGCACCCATGAGACAGAGAGGATAGATCAACTGAACTTGTTATCATCATAATGTGGCTATATACATGAGACACAAGTTTTCACAAAATTCTATCCTCTGTGAAGGTCCACCTATAGTACCCGGCCTCTCATGGATTTTGCACTGGCCATGCTAAGGTGCTAGACTACACATGGACATCTTCAGCATACCTATATTAGCATTTCCCATTGAGGATGCTCTTAGCCCTTCCATTTGTTTttcccctttcttttttccaggACAATTACTCGTTTTTCGTATGGACAATAGTTCGGAATGACAATACTTGCATGACTAAATTCAAGCTTTCAAAAATTCTTTTGCAGATTTTGGCAAGAaaaccaacaacaacaaaaaaaaaaacttgggaATGAAAGTGTTCGTCAAATAACCAGATAATTCCCCCCAGAAATTCCTATTCCAATTACTCATTTTTATATGGACAATAGTTCGAAATGACAATACTTGTCTTGTTAACAGTTTAAGCTTTCAAAACTCTTTTGTAGATTTTGGAGAGAAAAACAATAGTTATACCAGTTTCTGTCAAACAACcagattattatttttcaaaaattcttCCTCATGTAAGAAATGaaacaataatatttctcAAGTCCAGCATCACggtctaaaagccaaagctgaaaaataaactataataaaaaaactctaagatctactacaaatttatagttaaatttaaattttgacttataagcataagtaaaagtaaaaaagatggGGCTGAATGCCTTCTATCCATAATCGGGATCAACTTATATTATTGTAGatgcttagagcaagttcaatagcatagccaataaatcatctatagtcaatctaacagtcaattcatacaatagttgtatacaaaacatatactatattattaatatctgGTCCCACTTATCACATACACTGTGTCTTAGAGCCTGTGctacagctgactataaatgtATAGCTCGAtgctcttttctcttctttcttatctccttaaaatatgtttatagctgacaTATAGtttgctattgtacctactcTTATTCATGCagtcttttatatatgttggtGGCATCAACTTTTGCTTGTCATAATCTTCATGTTCACAATCTTATTGTAGCCTAAATTCCTGCACGTCATTAATGGAACTTAATCGGCATATGTGATAAATTACAGAAGCACGTTCCTTCTAAAGCCCCCGAATATAGTCGTGTCCCCTACACCGATGGACCATACAAGTTTCCCAAAAATAACACCTCGTTTGGTAAACGAGGTCACTATATAAGAGAAGGATTTGCATTGCTGAAAAGAAGTTCATTGTCTAATAAAGGCAGATTTCTTGCCTCCTCTTTTGCCCTCCAAAGAGGAGGCCGATCAGGGAGAAAGGATGGCCAATTAATACAAGATCTACTGCAGGTtaatttggctttttttttctcgtcttGTGATTTTCTCTACAAGTTTATGTATTGGTTTAGTCCAATTGTTCATGCTGCCCTGTTTCTTGGTGTCGCTATAACTCTTTGCctcttaaattttgtattgaaTCTGTGCTAGTTCTTTCATTGTTTGGCAATTCCAACTTGTTTAAATATTCAGCGAGACACAATTTCTTCATCTATTCTCAATGTGACTGGATTTGTCACGGTGTGTTCGTTTACGTGAATGATAATGTTTGTGTTTGTGTGCgtttttcatgtaattaatcatgtaaagAAAATTGCAATGTGACATGGGCAGCTTGCTTTGCAGGAACCCTAGGATTAATTAGTAGCTTAACGAGCGGCAAAGATGCCTGTGTCACGGGGCGGCAAGGCCGCTTCATCGAAGCCGGACCCCTTCGATTCCGACTCCGACTCCGAGCTGACCTCCAAGCCGGCCGCCAagaagtcgtcgtcgtcgtactcggcgcccggcgcggcggcgaagaggcaGTACAAGAACGACTTCGGCGACTCCGGCGGGCTGGAGAACCAGTCGGTGCAGGAGCTGGAGAACTACGCGGCGTACAAGGCCGAGGAGACCACCGACGCGCTCGCCGGCTGCCTGCGCATCGCAGAGAACATCAAGGAGGACGCCGCCAACACGCTCGTCACCCTCAACAAGCAGGGCCAGCAGATCAGCCGCACCCACGAGAAGGCCGTCGACATCGACCAGGACCTCACCAAGGTTGTGTTTCATTATTCTTTCTGTTTCGCGCCATTCGATCGAGAGTGATTCTAACGGCCGGGGTGATAGTTTGGTGACATATcacaaacgaaaaatgatttatagataaaatactATATAAGTATTCTTAATCCAAAAGATaacattgaaaaataaacttatgtaAAAGAACCCAACTATAagtttaagattgaaaattcaaatatttgtttataaacAGAAGCAGAATCGAAAACATTAGTGTGtaaatatcatatatcattTCTTCTTCTCGATGccttctcaattttttttataaaaatagtagtagtatatatgttactctataaatatgcaaaactaaATTCAATTTGCACATACCACAAGAAAcacaaaaatgtttattttaaaaaatattttgaatataaaGATTTGCCACGATTATATAGGCAACATGCCGGAAATGGTTGTACGGGGACCCAAAGCTGTAAATTGACTTTTCCTTGTGCCATCCACTGCCATTTTCCTGCCAAAATTCTCAGGATTTTAGGTGAGATGTTTGATGGTTTTGATATTGGATTGCTGGTGTATAGAGCGAGTCGCTTTTGGGGAGCCTTGGAGGGTTCTTTTCCAAGCCATGGAAGCCCAAGAAAACCAGGCAGATCAAGGGGCCAGCCTATGTCTCtcgaggtaaaaaaaaatgttatctgTTTTGCAACGAGAATTCAGTTCCAAAATCGGTCATGAACTCTCTACTTATTATGGTTCATTTAGCATCTTGATCAATGGCATGCATGATAATATGATCCAGATGATTCATTCAAAAAGAAGGCAAACCGCATCGAGCAGAGGGATAAGCTAGGGCTGAGCCCACGCGGGAAGTCGGCTAATCGCAGCTACGACGAGCCCACCAGCGCCATGGACAAAGTTCAGGTTAATCTCTGCTCATCATCTCCTTGGTgccatagtaaaaaaaaacagagatttTTTGTCTAGCATGGCCAGAATCAATGCTTTCTTTTTGCCCATTTTGGATTGGCAGATAGAGAAGCAAAAGCAGGATGATGCCCTAGATGATATCAGTGGTGTGCTGGGGCAGCTCAAGGGCATGGCTACCGACATGGGTTCAGAGCTTGATAGGTCAGCTACCTCCTTAATCATATTCAGTGTGCTGAGACTGTGAAAAGCCAGCTCAAGATAATGTGATAGAAATAACAGAATGCCCTGCTGATGCTGTGAACCaaatggagttttttttttgtctcactGTGTTTAGCAACACTGTTTCAGGCAAAACAAAGCACTGGATGATCTGCAGGACGACGTGGACGAACTCAACTCCAGGGTGAAAGGAGCCAACCAACGTGCGCGCAAGCTGGTCAGCAAATAGTCTGGAAACATTGGAGCATCACCTTGCTTTGATCTGCAGCGCAAGGGGAAGTTTTTTAGAGTCCTCACTGGCACAGCTTCTGCTTAACAAATTAACCGGGTTTTGTTTGCATTTGTTGAGGGCATATTATTTTCGATCTCTTAATGTAaacgatgttttttttaccatcgcCACGACCAAAGTTGTATACTGTATGTACAGATGTGAGAAAAGGGGAAATTACATACtgttaactttaaaatattgcCTGTTACTAGAACATTAGGTGAACGTCCTTATGGAATGACGGCAAATGCCGTTTTGGGGAAAACTACTGATTTGGGTAAATTATCTGCACTCCcgtctttttgcttctgcctATTCTTATTGGTCGAAAtttgtggtttattttatagtcttgacttttaaatagctaagaacatgtatatatatatatataatttttcacaaattattttttatttataaatataccgacAATCACCCCCTCCAATTCCAAAAACatgggttaaaaaaaatcctcttaTAGAGAGCCCACCTAGGTTAAGGCCCAATCTAGGGTGGCTGCCCATGTAGGGAAACAACttctttttacatatttttcgGTCTCGTTTCCAAACCCAGGTTGTAGCATTCACCAGCTGATGATTTTGCTAACTGTGCTAGAAGTGCATCTCATTAGTTGCAATACCTTGGGAGGGATTCTTTTCCAGCTTGAGccgagtgttttttttttttaactaaacctTCAGTGTATCATTGATTTAACTAAACCAGCAGATGATTCAGGACGATACATGAGTGGAAAGACATTTCTGATCCTCCACGGTTTTATGTAGGTGTGCGTCgttgatttataaatacatcATATACTATCACTATCACAGTTTAGCTTACGAACCCAACAAGAGTAATAGAGTATATCACCACTTCAGTACTTCCTACCGGTTCAACCAATGGTGTAAACAGTTTAATTCAACTGAATTAAACATCCTAAGCTCCTAGTCATGCATGTTATTAAGATACAAGTAACAATCTGGTGTATATCTGAAGTTTGAACAATTCTGGTAACCACAGATTCACaaagtactccctctagtaaaaatatgacatttaacttttttttgcagttTTTAAGTTGGACAACGGTTAGGATCTCATGTCAAGATAATATCATATGCACATGTAAAGCGAGTATTAAGTAGatacaaaacaaatacaaagCACAcgtaaaatatgttttgccCGCATGACTTTTGTCATGGCCTCATACGTGTATGTATTTgccataatatattattttcttggtTCGTACACACTAAACAAGTTCATGTATTCATAGTGAGCAATGAGTTTATGTACTAAAATTACACCCATCCGATAAGTTTATTTATCACTAACGCAATTTACTCTTATGAAAGTGTTTTTCAAGACAAATCTACACATaccttttatattttcaaactaagcattttaaaatagttaatgTTTCAAAAGCTTAGACTGGATGTTGACCTGGAAGGTCGATAATTCGGAATCTTAAGTTTTAATGGGATCATAGGAGATGCAAGTCCTGTTGTATGGCGGCAAGCTGCACCTGTTTGTCGGAAGGCATTTTTGCATTTTCAGAGGACAGGTGATGCACATGCTGGGGGTCTTCTTCTCAGATCGTCGCTGCAGCTTCTTGAGATCCATGTCCCAAATCTCCATGACATCGAGTATCTAACGGCAGTGGAAT is part of the Oryza brachyantha chromosome 2, ObraRS2, whole genome shotgun sequence genome and encodes:
- the LOC102707006 gene encoding SNAP25 homologous protein SNAP33-like, producing the protein MPVSRGGKAASSKPDPFDSDSDSELTSKPAAKKSSSSYSAPGAAAKRQYKNDFGDSGGLENQSVQELENYAAYKAEETTDALAGCLRIAENIKEDAANTLVTLNKQGQQISRTHEKAVDIDQDLTKSESLLGSLGGFFSKPWKPKKTRQIKGPAYVSRDDSFKKKANRIEQRDKLGLSPRGKSANRSYDEPTSAMDKVQIEKQKQDDALDDISGVLGQLKGMATDMGSELDRQNKALDDLQDDVDELNSRVKGANQRARKLVSK